In the genome of Pseudarthrobacter sp. IC2-21, one region contains:
- a CDS encoding GMC family oxidoreductase — protein sequence MNRVRERNESAWLLPAGPGSNLRLRADMRRYSETDEVDIAIVGCGAGGATLLQRLARWGWRAVALEAGPFWEPERDWVSDEAGSHHLYWTEPRVITGTDPVPLGSNNSGRGVGGSMIHFAGYTPRFHPSDFRTFSADGVGADWPLNYAELRPYYEDIEAELPVAGEHWPWGDPHGYPHRPHPVSGNGELFLRGANACGITAKVGPVAIANGRFGNRPHCIYRGFCLQGCKVNAKASPLITHVPDALAHGAEIRADSMATRIGFDERTGRATGVEYVQGGITKFQRARMVAVAGYSIETPRLLLNSVSSRFPDGMCNDFDQVGRYLMVQGAPQTAGRFQAEVRMWKAPPPEVSTEDFYETDPGKPYKRGFSIQSVSPLPITWAEHVAAQGHWGPALRRYMTDYPHWACLGALCEFLPLEGNRVTLAEETDRHGIPVARFSYSQCDNDRQLMSAAQEVMERILTAAGAEEVITINRYAHLVGGARMSAAEDEGVVDRNLRSFAVPNLLVTDGSVLPTQGSANPALTIMALAARAARVLIQGARSGAPMSAKED from the coding sequence ATGAACAGGGTCCGCGAGCGCAACGAATCGGCGTGGCTGCTCCCCGCAGGGCCGGGCAGCAACCTGCGGCTGCGGGCGGACATGCGGCGTTACAGCGAAACCGATGAGGTGGACATCGCTATTGTCGGCTGCGGAGCAGGCGGCGCCACCTTGCTGCAGCGTCTGGCGCGCTGGGGCTGGCGGGCCGTGGCCCTGGAGGCCGGTCCGTTCTGGGAACCGGAGCGGGACTGGGTGAGCGACGAAGCCGGGTCCCATCACCTGTACTGGACCGAACCCCGTGTGATCACGGGAACGGACCCTGTGCCGCTCGGGTCAAACAATTCGGGCCGCGGGGTGGGCGGGTCCATGATCCACTTCGCCGGGTACACGCCGCGATTCCACCCCAGCGATTTCCGGACCTTCAGTGCGGACGGGGTGGGCGCCGACTGGCCCCTAAACTACGCCGAGCTCCGGCCGTACTACGAGGACATCGAGGCCGAGCTGCCCGTCGCCGGCGAACACTGGCCGTGGGGTGACCCGCACGGCTACCCGCACCGGCCGCATCCGGTGTCCGGCAACGGCGAACTGTTCCTGCGCGGTGCCAACGCCTGCGGGATCACGGCAAAGGTGGGGCCGGTGGCCATCGCGAACGGCCGCTTCGGCAACCGCCCGCACTGCATCTACCGCGGCTTCTGCCTTCAGGGCTGCAAGGTCAACGCCAAGGCTTCCCCGCTGATCACGCATGTCCCGGACGCCCTGGCACACGGGGCCGAGATCCGCGCGGATTCGATGGCCACCCGGATCGGTTTTGACGAACGGACCGGACGGGCCACCGGCGTCGAATACGTTCAGGGCGGGATAACGAAGTTCCAGCGGGCCCGGATGGTGGCCGTGGCCGGGTACTCGATTGAGACACCACGGCTGCTGCTGAACTCCGTTTCATCCCGTTTCCCGGACGGCATGTGCAACGACTTCGACCAGGTGGGCCGGTACCTGATGGTCCAGGGTGCCCCGCAAACCGCGGGCCGGTTCCAGGCCGAAGTGAGGATGTGGAAGGCCCCTCCCCCGGAGGTCAGCACAGAGGACTTCTACGAAACGGACCCGGGGAAGCCCTACAAACGGGGGTTCTCCATCCAGAGCGTGTCCCCGCTGCCCATTACCTGGGCCGAGCACGTTGCCGCCCAGGGGCACTGGGGCCCCGCCCTGCGCCGCTACATGACCGACTACCCGCACTGGGCGTGCCTGGGCGCCCTGTGCGAATTCCTCCCCCTCGAGGGAAACCGGGTGACGCTGGCGGAGGAGACGGACCGGCACGGCATCCCTGTTGCGCGCTTCAGCTACAGCCAGTGTGACAACGACCGGCAGCTGATGTCCGCCGCGCAGGAGGTCATGGAACGAATCCTGACCGCGGCGGGGGCGGAGGAGGTCATCACCATCAACCGCTACGCGCACCTGGTGGGCGGCGCCCGGATGTCAGCCGCCGAGGATGAAGGCGTGGTGGACCGGAACCTCCGCAGTTTCGCGGTGCCCAACCTGCTGGTTACGGACGGAAGCGTGCTGCCGACCCAGGGCAGCGCCAACCCGGCCCTGACCATCATGGCGCTGGCGGCCCGCGCCGCCCGTGTCCTGATCCAAGGCGCCCGCAGCGGCGCCCCGATGAGCGCAAAGGAAGACTGA
- a CDS encoding enolase C-terminal domain-like protein — MPAASTPVTAVRASAYTVPTDAPEADGTYSWDSTTLVLVEADGGGKSGLGWTYAPAPAAALVEGLLGPAVEGIDVLDVPAAAAAMARAVRNPGRTGMASYAVSAVDCALWDLKARLLEVPLHKLLGAVRDRVAVYGSGGFTTYTEGQLREQLQGWAQELHIPRVKIKIGQDGGTHVARDLDRIRQARAAVGPGTELFVDANGGYTVKQAVRVLREVADEDVTWFEEPVSSDDLAGLRTVRAAVDADVAAGEYGTGLQYFQRMCGAGAVDCLQADVSRCGGISEWLRVAAVAAAHGLDVSGHCAPHLSAAVAAATPNFRHLEWFHDHVRIENLFFDGTLDPDGGWVRPGKSPGNGLSFRSTDAGHYRVR, encoded by the coding sequence GTGCCGGCTGCCTCCACCCCGGTCACCGCCGTACGGGCGAGCGCCTACACGGTGCCCACCGACGCGCCCGAAGCGGACGGCACCTACAGCTGGGACTCCACCACCCTGGTGCTGGTGGAAGCGGACGGCGGCGGGAAGAGTGGCCTGGGCTGGACGTACGCCCCGGCCCCGGCCGCCGCCCTGGTGGAAGGTTTGCTCGGCCCCGCCGTCGAGGGCATCGATGTCTTGGACGTGCCGGCCGCAGCGGCAGCGATGGCCCGGGCGGTGCGCAATCCCGGCCGGACCGGGATGGCGTCCTACGCTGTTTCCGCCGTCGACTGTGCCCTGTGGGACCTGAAGGCCCGGCTGCTGGAGGTGCCGCTGCACAAGCTTCTCGGCGCAGTCCGTGACCGGGTTGCCGTCTACGGCAGCGGCGGGTTCACCACCTACACCGAAGGCCAGCTGCGGGAGCAGCTCCAGGGCTGGGCCCAGGAGCTGCACATCCCGCGCGTGAAGATCAAAATCGGGCAGGACGGCGGAACCCATGTGGCACGGGACCTGGACCGCATCCGGCAGGCACGTGCCGCCGTCGGGCCCGGCACCGAACTGTTCGTGGACGCCAACGGAGGCTACACCGTCAAACAGGCGGTCCGGGTGCTGCGCGAGGTTGCGGATGAAGACGTGACGTGGTTCGAAGAACCCGTGTCCAGCGACGACCTCGCCGGGCTGCGGACCGTACGCGCCGCCGTCGACGCCGACGTGGCAGCCGGTGAGTACGGCACCGGCCTTCAGTACTTCCAGCGAATGTGCGGCGCGGGCGCGGTGGACTGCCTGCAGGCGGACGTCAGCAGGTGCGGCGGGATCAGCGAATGGCTGCGCGTCGCCGCGGTTGCTGCGGCGCACGGCCTGGACGTTTCGGGGCACTGCGCACCCCACCTGAGCGCCGCCGTCGCCGCCGCCACTCCCAACTTCCGGCACCTGGAATGGTTCCACGACCACGTCCGGATCGAAAACCTCTTCTTTGACGGCACGCTTGACCCCGACGGCGGGTGGGTACGGCCCGGAAAGTCCCCCGGCAACGGGCTGTCCTTCCGCAGTACTGACGCCGGCCACTACCGGGTCCGGTGA
- a CDS encoding gluconate 2-dehydrogenase subunit 3 family protein, with amino-acid sequence MSRLPLERPDGGGRYPGFSTLAQADHWDRTTAAVVESRLGRPPDVRFFTPAEEAAGRALFDQLLAQRGEPRVPVVNMVDARLAEEQTDGWHYDNMPRDGEAWRATLAALDREAGSRAGCTFALLDPVEQAQLLQDVCDLHQELWHGLPADRVWSLWTRYACTAFYSHPLAWDEIGFAGPAYPRGYKNLGVDRLEPFEVRDVRPDADPARSSTRRAEQ; translated from the coding sequence GTGAGCCGGCTGCCGCTGGAACGGCCCGACGGCGGCGGACGCTACCCGGGCTTCAGCACCCTTGCCCAGGCGGACCATTGGGACCGGACCACGGCCGCCGTCGTCGAATCCCGCCTGGGCCGGCCACCGGACGTCCGCTTCTTTACGCCTGCGGAAGAGGCCGCGGGGCGCGCCCTCTTCGACCAGTTGCTGGCCCAGCGGGGTGAACCGCGCGTGCCGGTGGTGAACATGGTGGACGCCCGCCTGGCGGAGGAACAAACCGATGGCTGGCACTATGACAACATGCCGCGCGACGGCGAGGCGTGGCGGGCCACGCTGGCTGCGTTGGACCGCGAGGCCGGCTCCCGCGCAGGCTGCACGTTCGCGCTGCTGGACCCGGTTGAGCAGGCCCAACTCCTGCAGGACGTCTGCGACCTGCACCAGGAGCTTTGGCACGGCCTGCCGGCAGACCGGGTGTGGAGCCTCTGGACCCGGTACGCCTGCACCGCCTTCTACTCCCATCCCCTGGCCTGGGACGAAATCGGATTCGCCGGGCCGGCGTATCCGAGGGGGTACAAGAACCTGGGCGTGGACCGGCTGGAGCCGTTCGAGGTACGGGACGTCCGCCCGGATGCCGACCCGGCCCGCAGCTCCACCCGCAGGGCAGAGCAATGA
- a CDS encoding glucose 1-dehydrogenase, giving the protein MQALTVTPGKKDSLQLRGIPEPPDSQGPVLVEALAVGLCGTDTEIIAAAYGEAPPGQDYLVLGHENLGRVREAPRDSGLTEGDLVVGIVRRPDPEPCKACAAGEWDMCLNGKYTEHGIKGRDGFARERWRAEPQAMVKLDAGMEEAGVLLEPTTIVAKAWEQIGRIGQRAYFDPHLAVVTGAGPVGLLAALLGVQQGLDVHVFDVVTDGPKPGLVRDLGATYHSESLPDSGLKPDVTVECTGVTAVVLDALRCRAQDAITCLTGVSGTGKRTGVDVGALNREEVLMNGVVFGSVNANRRHYDAGAKALAAADTDWLRRLITRRVPLGNFAGAFDHHPHDVKVVLELQADGGRIKRQS; this is encoded by the coding sequence ATGCAAGCATTGACGGTTACGCCAGGGAAAAAGGACTCACTACAGCTTCGCGGCATCCCGGAACCACCGGACAGCCAGGGGCCGGTCCTGGTTGAAGCCCTCGCCGTTGGCCTGTGCGGCACCGACACCGAAATCATCGCGGCGGCGTACGGGGAGGCTCCGCCCGGCCAGGACTACCTGGTTCTTGGCCATGAAAACCTGGGCCGGGTCCGGGAGGCTCCCCGGGACTCCGGCCTGACGGAAGGGGACCTGGTGGTGGGCATTGTCCGCCGGCCGGACCCTGAACCGTGCAAAGCCTGCGCTGCCGGCGAGTGGGATATGTGCCTGAACGGCAAGTACACCGAGCACGGCATCAAAGGCCGGGACGGGTTTGCCCGGGAGCGGTGGCGCGCAGAACCGCAGGCCATGGTGAAACTGGACGCGGGGATGGAAGAGGCAGGCGTGCTGCTGGAGCCCACCACCATCGTGGCCAAAGCCTGGGAGCAGATCGGCCGGATCGGGCAGCGCGCCTACTTCGATCCCCACCTGGCTGTCGTAACCGGAGCCGGACCTGTTGGCCTGCTTGCGGCCCTCCTGGGTGTCCAGCAGGGCCTGGACGTCCATGTCTTCGACGTCGTCACGGACGGCCCGAAACCGGGGCTGGTCCGGGATCTGGGCGCCACCTATCACAGCGAGTCCCTTCCCGACTCCGGCCTCAAACCGGATGTCACGGTCGAATGCACGGGCGTTACCGCCGTGGTGCTCGATGCGCTGCGCTGCCGCGCCCAGGACGCGATTACGTGCCTGACCGGCGTCTCCGGCACCGGGAAGCGGACAGGGGTTGATGTAGGCGCCCTGAACCGCGAGGAGGTGCTGATGAACGGCGTGGTCTTTGGCAGCGTCAACGCCAACCGGCGCCACTACGACGCCGGCGCCAAGGCGCTGGCAGCTGCTGACACGGACTGGTTGCGGCGGCTCATCACCCGCCGCGTGCCGCTAGGCAACTTCGCCGGGGCTTTCGACCACCATCCCCACGACGTCAAGGTGGTCCTGGAACTCCAGGCGGACGGCGGCAGGATAAAGAGGCAGTCATGA
- a CDS encoding gluconokinase, which yields MDPRVAPTAPLAEPVVLVVMGVSGSGKSTVGALLAGRLGWAFEEGDALHPRANIEKMTAGHPLTDEDRYPWLEKVAGWVERRLDQGENGVITCSALKRSYRKIINRRRSGVVFVFLSGSETTIGERLAGRHAHFMPASLLSSQFADLEELTQDEPGIRVDVGPNPGVIAQQIIDQLGLKPS from the coding sequence ATGGACCCGCGCGTCGCGCCGACGGCTCCCCTGGCTGAACCGGTGGTACTGGTTGTCATGGGCGTCTCCGGGTCCGGCAAATCCACCGTTGGCGCACTCCTTGCCGGCCGGCTGGGCTGGGCCTTCGAAGAAGGCGACGCGCTGCACCCCCGCGCAAATATCGAGAAGATGACCGCAGGACATCCACTGACGGATGAAGACAGATATCCGTGGCTGGAGAAGGTTGCCGGCTGGGTCGAGCGGAGGCTGGATCAGGGGGAAAACGGGGTCATCACGTGTTCGGCGCTCAAGCGCTCTTACCGGAAGATTATTAACCGGCGGCGATCCGGCGTCGTCTTCGTTTTCCTGTCCGGCTCCGAGACAACGATCGGCGAGCGGCTGGCCGGGCGGCACGCGCATTTCATGCCCGCGAGCCTGTTGTCGAGTCAGTTCGCCGACCTCGAGGAGCTAACCCAGGATGAGCCCGGAATCCGCGTCGATGTCGGACCGAATCCCGGAGTGATTGCCCAACAAATCATCGATCAGCTCGGCCTGAAACCGAGCTGA
- a CDS encoding SLC13 family permease: protein MNQPWNGHDTQVLVVAAIGIAIVVLLIVWAKMHAFLALSIGALFVGIASGIALDKVTTSYENGVGGVLGYVGVLIALGAMLGKLLADSGGADKIVDTLLHGRPATLPWKMALIAGIIGIPMFFEIGLVLLIPVVMLAVHRSKGPAMLLGIPALAGLSVLHGFIPPHPGPLAAIGILHANVGVTLAFGLLIAVPTVIIAGPLFGRLAARLVPIGAAGAGLAVTVGAGGNAQNSELPVSGAQPASPRRGDPRGGDAPLAKAQDPDATRSPSFAWTLVTLLSPLVLMLIKAGADIWMDKGDPLRPLLDFIGDPVFALLVAVLLAMVTFGTRVGFSASVLTKKIGQSLLPIVGVMLIVGAGGGFKQVLVDGGTGTAIAKIAVAASLSALVLGWIIAVLIRLATGSATVATVTAAGIIAPVATGLPPAQIALVVLAIGAGSLFFSHVNDAGFWLVKEYFGLTVGQTIKTWSVMETLISIVGFVLTLLLAAVV from the coding sequence ATGAACCAGCCATGGAACGGCCATGACACCCAGGTTCTTGTCGTTGCAGCCATCGGCATTGCGATTGTTGTCCTGCTGATCGTCTGGGCGAAAATGCACGCTTTCCTGGCCCTGAGTATTGGGGCGCTCTTCGTGGGCATCGCCTCCGGCATTGCGCTGGACAAAGTGACCACCTCCTACGAAAACGGGGTCGGCGGTGTGCTTGGCTACGTCGGCGTCCTCATCGCACTCGGAGCCATGCTGGGCAAGCTGTTGGCAGATTCCGGCGGGGCGGACAAGATCGTGGATACCCTCCTCCACGGCCGGCCGGCAACGCTGCCCTGGAAGATGGCGCTGATCGCCGGCATCATCGGCATCCCCATGTTTTTCGAGATCGGCCTGGTGCTGCTCATACCGGTTGTGATGCTGGCCGTGCACCGTTCCAAGGGGCCGGCCATGCTGCTCGGCATTCCGGCCCTGGCAGGCCTGTCTGTGCTCCACGGATTCATCCCGCCGCATCCGGGCCCCTTGGCCGCGATCGGCATCCTGCACGCCAACGTCGGTGTGACCCTTGCCTTCGGCCTCCTGATTGCGGTTCCAACCGTCATTATCGCCGGTCCCTTGTTTGGCCGTCTTGCCGCGCGGCTGGTACCCATTGGTGCCGCCGGGGCGGGACTGGCCGTGACAGTCGGTGCCGGCGGCAACGCACAAAATTCGGAGCTTCCAGTTTCGGGTGCTCAACCCGCCAGTCCGCGCCGGGGTGATCCGCGGGGTGGTGACGCGCCCCTGGCCAAGGCTCAGGATCCCGACGCCACCCGCAGTCCATCCTTCGCCTGGACCCTGGTGACCCTGTTGTCCCCGCTGGTGCTCATGCTGATCAAAGCCGGGGCGGACATTTGGATGGACAAAGGCGACCCGCTGCGGCCGCTGCTGGACTTCATCGGCGATCCGGTCTTTGCCCTGCTGGTGGCGGTGCTCCTGGCCATGGTTACCTTCGGCACAAGGGTGGGCTTCTCGGCGTCGGTTCTGACGAAGAAGATCGGCCAGAGCCTGTTGCCGATTGTCGGGGTGATGCTCATCGTCGGCGCAGGCGGCGGCTTCAAGCAGGTTCTGGTCGACGGCGGCACCGGTACGGCCATCGCCAAGATCGCCGTGGCAGCCAGCCTGTCCGCCCTGGTGCTGGGATGGATCATCGCTGTGCTCATTCGGCTGGCAACAGGTTCGGCAACGGTAGCGACGGTAACGGCGGCAGGCATCATCGCGCCCGTGGCAACCGGGCTGCCTCCGGCTCAAATAGCGCTCGTTGTGCTCGCCATTGGTGCCGGGTCGCTGTTCTTTTCCCATGTCAACGACGCGGGTTTTTGGCTGGTCAAGGAATACTTCGGGCTGACCGTAGGACAAACGATCAAGACCTGGTCCGTCATGGAAACGCTGATCTCCATCGTCGGGTTCGTGCTCACCTTGCTGCTGGCCGCTGTCGTTTAG
- a CDS encoding ZIP family zinc transporter: MPEWLQAWMWGTIAGGALVVGCALAWKWKIPPKVVSSVMSFGAGVLISALSFQLVEEAVNGGGLWPTIGGFATGAGLYVAANSLLASRGAKHRKRSGGKQPSEQEQPGSGTAIAIGALLDGIPESVVLGVGLVTAGAVSPAMLAAVFISNVPEGLSSTAGMKRAGRGGGYVFGVWGGIAVLSGLAALLGFLALQGAPEEVVAFITAVAAGAILAMLADTMIPEAFEEHHLLTGLITAAGFLAAFTVDQVGG; encoded by the coding sequence ATGCCGGAGTGGTTGCAGGCATGGATGTGGGGCACCATTGCCGGCGGCGCACTGGTAGTCGGATGCGCGCTGGCGTGGAAGTGGAAGATTCCGCCAAAAGTGGTGTCCTCCGTCATGTCCTTCGGCGCCGGAGTCCTGATCTCCGCACTGTCCTTCCAACTGGTCGAGGAGGCCGTGAACGGCGGCGGTCTATGGCCGACCATCGGCGGGTTCGCCACCGGCGCCGGCCTCTATGTCGCCGCCAATTCCCTGCTCGCCAGTAGAGGTGCCAAGCATCGTAAACGCTCCGGCGGCAAGCAGCCATCGGAACAAGAGCAACCCGGCAGCGGGACGGCCATCGCCATAGGGGCGCTGCTGGACGGCATACCCGAGTCGGTGGTCCTGGGCGTCGGCCTGGTGACCGCGGGAGCCGTTAGCCCTGCAATGCTGGCCGCCGTCTTCATCTCTAACGTCCCGGAGGGCCTGTCCAGCACTGCGGGGATGAAAAGGGCCGGACGCGGGGGTGGGTATGTGTTCGGTGTGTGGGGCGGCATTGCCGTGCTCTCCGGGCTTGCTGCGCTGCTCGGATTCCTGGCCTTGCAGGGCGCACCCGAAGAAGTGGTCGCCTTCATTACCGCCGTAGCGGCCGGAGCCATCCTGGCCATGCTCGCCGACACGATGATTCCCGAAGCCTTCGAAGAACATCATCTGCTCACTGGGCTGATCACCGCCGCGGGTTTCCTCGCCGCCTTCACGGTGGACCAGGTGGGCGGGTAG
- a CDS encoding aldose 1-epimerase family protein, which yields MNPEARTSSPAKPRQGPERNSGQLLPSGRQYEIRHGRQSAQLTEVGGALRGYFLDGRPLLDGYGPEEMCTGARGQSLIPWPNRIRNGRYEWDGGTYQLDLSEPEKSGAIHGLTRWRNWEVREQSEDSISFAYTLHSCQGWPWVLDCSLDYGLDDGGLSVRTTVTNRSPDPCPFGTGAHPYLSLGLAGGTIDAGLVEVPGRTFLPVDDRGIPTAHERVDGTEYDLRELRQLGARHIDVAYTDLIRDADGRARVRLVRPDSSAAVELWADETYPYLEIFTGDTLPQPDRRRTGLGVEPMTCAPDAFNSGEGLITLHAGQSHTGQWGITPRQGT from the coding sequence ATGAACCCCGAAGCCAGGACCTCCTCCCCCGCCAAGCCCCGGCAGGGGCCAGAGCGGAACAGCGGCCAGCTGCTCCCCTCCGGCCGGCAATACGAAATCCGGCACGGCCGGCAGAGCGCACAGCTGACGGAGGTAGGCGGGGCTTTGCGCGGGTATTTCCTGGACGGACGCCCCCTCCTGGACGGATACGGTCCTGAGGAGATGTGCACGGGAGCCAGGGGACAATCCCTTATTCCGTGGCCCAATCGGATCAGGAACGGCAGGTATGAGTGGGACGGCGGCACCTATCAGCTGGACCTCAGCGAGCCGGAGAAAAGCGGGGCCATCCATGGGCTTACCCGCTGGCGGAACTGGGAGGTCCGGGAACAATCGGAGGACAGCATTTCCTTCGCTTACACGCTGCATTCCTGCCAGGGGTGGCCATGGGTGCTTGACTGCAGCCTGGACTACGGGCTCGACGACGGCGGGCTGAGCGTGCGCACGACAGTCACCAACCGGAGCCCGGACCCGTGCCCCTTTGGCACCGGGGCGCACCCCTACCTGAGCCTGGGACTGGCGGGCGGGACCATCGACGCGGGATTGGTCGAGGTGCCGGGGCGGACCTTCCTGCCAGTGGATGACCGGGGCATTCCGACGGCCCATGAGCGGGTGGACGGCACGGAGTATGACCTGCGTGAGCTCCGGCAGCTCGGCGCCCGGCACATCGACGTCGCCTATACGGACCTGATCCGGGACGCGGACGGGCGGGCGCGGGTGAGGCTCGTGCGGCCCGACAGCTCCGCGGCGGTGGAGCTCTGGGCGGACGAAACGTACCCGTACCTGGAGATCTTCACCGGGGACACCCTCCCCCAGCCCGACCGGCGGCGGACAGGCCTGGGCGTCGAGCCAATGACATGCGCTCCGGACGCGTTCAATTCGGGCGAGGGGCTGATCACCCTCCATGCCGGGCAGTCCCATACGGGTCAGTGGGGCATCACTCCGCGGCAAGGGACCTGA
- a CDS encoding thiamine pyrophosphate-requiring protein has translation MATTVADYLLSRLGEWGVDKVFGFPGDGINGILAAFGKADNQPKFIQARHEEMAAFEAVGYAKFGGRVAVCMATSGPGAIHVLNGLYDAKLDHVPVVAIVGQTARSAMGGSYQQEVDLLTLFKDVAADYVQMVTVPQQLPNVIDRAIRIAEARRAPTAVIIPADVQELEYAAPTHEFKMVPSSVGVQWPDIKPDGEAIRAAAQLLNEGSKVAILIGQGARGAAAEVREVAELLGAGVAKALLGKDSLPDDLPYVTGSIGLLGTRPSYEMMRDCDTLLTVGSSFPYTQFLPEPGQARGVQIDVDPTMIGLRYPNEYNIIADAATALRALIPHLDRKQDRSWQENLESAISRWWETMHDEAMVSANPVNPMRLFAELSTRLPADAMLSADSGSSANWYARQLKFRDGVRGSLSGNLATMGPGVPYAIGAKFAYPNRPAIAFAGDGAMQMNGLAELITVKHYWREWDDPRLVVAVLHNNDLNQVTWEMRAMGGVPAFRESQALPDVDYAGFAESLGLQGLHVEDPDDVWPAWEKALAADRPTVLDVRTDPDIPPIPPHATLEQARKTAEAMIKGDDSAWGVVKEGVKTKLQEFLPHKEG, from the coding sequence ATGGCAACCACAGTGGCCGACTACCTGCTCTCCCGGCTGGGTGAGTGGGGTGTGGACAAAGTCTTCGGTTTCCCCGGAGACGGCATCAACGGCATCCTGGCCGCCTTTGGCAAGGCGGACAACCAGCCGAAATTCATCCAGGCCAGGCATGAGGAGATGGCGGCGTTCGAGGCCGTGGGGTACGCCAAATTCGGCGGTCGGGTGGCCGTGTGCATGGCCACCTCCGGCCCCGGGGCGATCCACGTGCTCAACGGCCTCTACGACGCCAAGCTGGACCACGTACCGGTGGTGGCCATCGTGGGACAGACCGCACGCAGCGCCATGGGTGGCTCCTACCAGCAGGAGGTTGACCTGCTGACCCTCTTCAAGGATGTGGCTGCTGACTACGTCCAGATGGTCACCGTTCCCCAGCAGCTGCCCAACGTCATCGACCGGGCCATCCGGATCGCCGAGGCCCGGCGGGCGCCCACGGCGGTAATCATCCCGGCAGACGTGCAGGAACTCGAGTACGCCGCCCCCACCCACGAGTTCAAGATGGTCCCATCCAGCGTCGGCGTCCAGTGGCCGGACATCAAGCCGGACGGTGAGGCCATCAGGGCGGCGGCGCAGCTCCTGAACGAGGGTTCGAAGGTGGCCATCCTGATCGGGCAGGGAGCCCGCGGGGCTGCCGCTGAGGTCCGGGAGGTGGCCGAACTGCTGGGAGCGGGGGTGGCCAAGGCCCTGCTGGGCAAGGACTCGTTGCCCGATGACCTGCCCTACGTCACCGGCTCCATCGGGCTGCTGGGCACCCGCCCCAGCTATGAAATGATGCGGGACTGCGACACCCTGCTCACGGTGGGGTCCAGCTTCCCCTACACGCAGTTCCTGCCCGAACCAGGTCAGGCCCGCGGCGTGCAGATCGATGTCGACCCCACAATGATTGGCCTGCGCTACCCGAACGAATACAACATCATCGCGGACGCCGCCACCGCCCTGCGTGCCCTGATCCCGCACCTGGACCGCAAGCAGGACCGGTCCTGGCAGGAGAACCTGGAGTCAGCCATCAGCCGCTGGTGGGAAACCATGCACGACGAAGCCATGGTCAGCGCCAACCCGGTCAACCCCATGCGGCTGTTCGCGGAGCTGTCCACACGCTTGCCCGCGGACGCGATGCTCAGTGCGGACTCCGGTTCCTCGGCAAACTGGTATGCGCGGCAGCTGAAGTTCCGGGACGGCGTCCGGGGCTCGCTGTCCGGCAACCTGGCCACCATGGGGCCCGGCGTCCCCTACGCGATCGGTGCCAAGTTCGCCTACCCCAACCGGCCGGCCATCGCCTTCGCCGGTGACGGTGCCATGCAGATGAACGGGCTGGCTGAGCTCATCACGGTCAAACACTACTGGCGGGAATGGGACGATCCTCGGCTGGTGGTGGCTGTCCTGCACAACAACGACCTGAACCAGGTCACGTGGGAGATGCGCGCCATGGGCGGGGTGCCCGCCTTCCGTGAGTCCCAGGCCCTGCCCGACGTCGACTACGCGGGCTTCGCCGAAAGCCTGGGTTTGCAGGGCCTCCACGTGGAGGATCCCGACGACGTCTGGCCGGCTTGGGAGAAGGCTCTCGCCGCGGACCGGCCCACCGTCCTGGACGTCCGCACCGACCCCGACATTCCGCCGATTCCGCCGCATGCCACCCTGGAGCAGGCGCGGAAGACGGCAGAAGCCATGATCAAGGGCGATGACAGCGCCTGGGGTGTGGTGAAGGAAGGGGTCAAGACCAAGCTTCAGGAATTCCTGCCGCACAAGGAGGGCTGA
- a CDS encoding MarR family winged helix-turn-helix transcriptional regulator yields the protein MDTPAASETPRAPGSREVEAVLAAADVLLRVVASSVAEVEDIVNTPQLRVLVRIHVLGPQNLGGVAAELGVHASNATRICDRLVAAGLLERREDPADRRYIVLELTGKGQTLVNTVLEHRRQAIADVISRMPAGRRPALAAAMEAFAAAAGGHGTSDGRFTLGAGA from the coding sequence ATGGACACACCTGCCGCATCGGAAACCCCCAGGGCGCCGGGAAGCCGGGAAGTTGAAGCAGTGCTGGCTGCCGCGGACGTACTTCTGCGGGTCGTGGCCAGTTCGGTGGCCGAGGTGGAAGACATCGTCAACACGCCGCAGTTGCGCGTGCTGGTCCGTATCCACGTCCTCGGGCCCCAGAACCTGGGCGGCGTGGCCGCCGAACTGGGCGTCCACGCTTCGAACGCCACCCGCATCTGCGACCGCCTGGTGGCGGCGGGCCTGCTTGAACGCCGCGAGGATCCTGCGGACCGGCGGTACATCGTCCTGGAGCTGACCGGGAAGGGACAAACCCTGGTCAACACCGTGCTGGAGCACCGGCGGCAGGCCATCGCCGACGTGATTTCGCGGATGCCGGCCGGGCGCCGCCCTGCACTGGCTGCGGCGATGGAGGCCTTCGCCGCCGCCGCCGGGGGCCACGGGACGTCCGACGGCCGTTTTACGCTGGGGGCCGGCGCCTGA